ccatctgctggctcactccctaagtagctgcaatgtctggagccaaactgaactgagctgagctgaactgaagccaggagccaggagctgcagagcttcttctgcgtcgcccccaggagtgcagggtcccaaggatttaagctgtcccaggccataaaaagggagctgaatgggaagtggagcagctgagacatgaactggcacccacatgggatcctggctcatgcaaagcttggactttaactactaggctccCGTACCAGACCCAGAAATCCAGAATTTTTAGAAAACATGTAACTTGGGgcaagcactgtggcataacaggctaagtctccccctgtggtgtcagcatcccagatgggcactatTTCAAGCCTCGATACTCTACTCCTGATCCAACTTCTAgtaatggcttaggaaagctaCAGAAGCCAGGGGATGTGCTCGAgcccctgcccacatgggagatctcgatgaagtttctggcttcagacaggtcCTTCTCTGGTTGTtatggttcacttggggagtgaaccagagggtgaagatctctctctctccttctctgcctataactgcctttcaaatatattttaaaaaaagtatatgtcATTTTGACTACCTATGTGTACAGCATAGTTCTAAAATTGTGCAGAAGATCTCTAGAATATTTTCATCTTGTAAACCTGAAATTATGACTCAATTTCAGTGTGCATACATTTTAAGTACCCTTGAAACAAATTTAAGTAGTCACTAAGGGACAGATTTAACACACAGTACAAGCATTAGTGCAGAAACCCTAGGTTGCCATCAGCAGACGCATCAAAAGGCAAAGTGCGATACACATACacctttgaaatatattttagcCATTTAAAACAAATCCTGTCATGTGTGATTACACGGATGGAGCTGGAAGACCTTTAGCCAAGGAAACAAGCGGATgcagaaaacccagaagaggaGGCTACTGTTTCAAGTGTCCaactttcgtttttttttttttttttttttttttttgtggtggccACACAGTGCTTTATTCTGAGGGGAAGGCTGAGGCCAGGCCACATTGCCCAACATGCCCATCTAGACTGCAGCCACTCACTGACTGCTCCCTGGAGTTGGCCTCCCTCACAGCCTCCTGGCCTTCTTGGGGCGGCAGCCGTTGTGCGGGATAGGGGTGTTATCTGTGATGGAGATCACTTCCAGGCCCCCCATGGTCAGCCCCTTGATGGCAGACAGGCGCCCTGGCCCCAGGCCCTTCACCACCACGCAGACGTGTGTCACCCCCTTCCCTGAGGCTTTTGCCGCTGCAGCTATGGCTGCCGTCTGTGCGGCGACACCGGTGGCCTTCTTGGCATTCCGAAACCCCTCTGTGCCACAGGATGTGCGGGCGAGTGATTGGTTGGTGGCAGATACGACCTGGATCTGTGTGTTGTTATAGGATGCCTTGATGTGTGCAATCGGGATCTCCTCAAATTTCTTTCCTGCCCACCTCAGGGAGCTCTCCTGCCCCGGAAGTGGGGGGTAGATGCTGAAGCCTGCATGGCGCGCACCGACCCTCAAGTGTCCAACTTTCAAAAAACACTGTAAGATGTAGACAAACCTGACCCATTCcaaattacaaaacaaacatTCAAGCTGACACTAAGGAAACATTTGAAATaccttatttttcttaatttattacaCGAATAGAACACATTTAACATACTTTAAATGTGCAATTCTAAGATAAGGATATTTAAAAACAACTGACTTAATAGGCTCTATAGGAATCTAAAGGAAAATAAGGACAGCAAGCAGAAGAAATCAGGTAAAAAGGAACAAGACAAGGAGAATACTGACAGGAgtataaagttgaaaaaaaaaagaatcaactagAAATTAAGCTTAAAATTTTAACTAAATTCAAGGATTTTACTAGAGGCTCAACAGCAGATGTGAATAGCCAAAAACATAACCATCTTGCACAGTAGTTATTTCAAATGACCTAATCcaagaaaaagataaagaaaaataaaaaccttaagaGATTTATGTAACACtgcaaagtaaataaaaattcacattagagaaaaaatagaataaaatgggTAGAAAGTTTATTTCACAATAAATGGCAGAAATGTAcaaattttttacaaaaaaacatatatatacaaaaataagaAACTCAGTGAACCCTTAgcagaaaaaaacacacaaatttaCAAAAAGATGCATAGTGATAActgcaaaaaaaaaggggggcaaACAATAACAATGACGAAAGCAAGACAGTGGAAGTCACTCAGCTCATACAAGATCTTGAGATTCATCTCCAGATACAATATAATATTATTCTGCCTAAACAAAGGAATTCTGACACATGAACATGCACGAACCCTAAGGGTATAAACTACAATTAAGACAGACTTCTTtctaaacaagaaaacaaatacttttaGAAGGTAATATAAATAAACCAAATTCACAGAGGGAAAAAGTAAAGTTCAGGTTGTCAGGAGATGGGAAAGGAGGAAGTTATTTAAGAGGCAGCTTCATTTTCGAAGATGGAGATAACACTGTGTTTGCAGATGCACAAGAAGACATACATACCTAAAAATGGTTAAGATAGTCTTTTGTGCTCCACAGTTAGAAAAACACTTTAAAGCATTAATATgccataataaaataattttaaaagttagttTCAATAGCTTTTATTCAACTTCAATAGTTAACTGATAAATACTATTTGAACATATATTCTAATACGCTACTGCTTGGTTCTTGTTTAATTTTAAGCTGTATCTGATAAAGCAGAGCTGTCTAACATGAAACTGA
This window of the Ochotona princeps isolate mOchPri1 chromosome 2, mOchPri1.hap1, whole genome shotgun sequence genome carries:
- the LOC118758093 gene encoding small ribosomal subunit protein uS11m-like, with amino-acid sequence MTFVYILQCFLKVGHLRVGARHAGFSIYPPLPGQESSLRWAGKKFEEIPIAHIKASYNNTQIQVVSATNQSLARTSCGTEGFRNAKKATGVAAQTAAIAAAAKASGKGVTHVCVVVKGLGPGRLSAIKGLTMGGLEVISITDNTPIPHNGCRPKKARRL